From a single Nitrogeniibacter mangrovi genomic region:
- a CDS encoding TPM domain-containing protein — protein sequence MRADSRSGGLRAWLLLALALLAFAAGAQTLQPVPALQARVTDLTRTLSAGQRQALELRLSALEQEKGSQIGVLIVSTTRPEAIEQYGIRVVDAWKLGRKGVDDGALLLVAKDDHRVRIEVGRGLEGAIPDAYAKRIIAEQITPLFRQGQFYEGIDAGVAALTGLVNGEPLPAPRGERHVSRGFDLGDLLFTTLFVAIVIGPVLRAIFGRLFGGGVAGVLGAGFWYVQTSLLGMAGVGALVAGLIVLLSGGRGGSGPWTTGSGHGGGFGSHSGGWSGGGGGFSGGGGGFSGGGASGSW from the coding sequence ATGCGGGCGGATTCGCGCAGCGGGGGGCTGCGTGCATGGCTTCTGCTCGCGCTCGCGCTGCTGGCGTTTGCCGCCGGGGCGCAGACGCTCCAGCCCGTTCCCGCACTGCAGGCGCGGGTGACGGATCTGACCCGGACCCTGAGCGCCGGGCAGCGCCAGGCGCTCGAATTGCGCCTGAGCGCCCTGGAGCAGGAGAAGGGCAGCCAGATCGGGGTGCTCATCGTCTCCACCACCCGGCCCGAAGCCATCGAGCAATACGGCATTCGGGTCGTGGACGCCTGGAAGCTCGGGCGCAAGGGCGTCGATGATGGCGCCCTGCTGCTGGTGGCCAAGGACGACCACCGCGTGCGCATCGAGGTCGGGCGCGGGCTGGAAGGCGCCATTCCGGATGCCTACGCCAAGCGGATCATCGCCGAGCAGATCACGCCGTTGTTTCGGCAGGGGCAGTTCTACGAAGGAATCGATGCCGGTGTCGCGGCGCTGACCGGCCTGGTGAACGGCGAACCCCTGCCGGCGCCCCGGGGCGAGCGCCACGTGTCGCGGGGGTTCGACCTGGGCGACCTGCTGTTCACCACGCTGTTCGTGGCCATCGTCATCGGCCCGGTATTGCGGGCCATCTTCGGCCGCCTGTTCGGTGGGGGCGTGGCCGGCGTGCTCGGCGCCGGGTTCTGGTACGTGCAGACCAGCCTGCTGGGCATGGCCGGTGTCGGCGCGCTGGTGGCCGGGCTGATCGTCCTGCTCTCGGGCGGTCGGGGCGGGAGCGGGCCGTGGACCACGGGCTCCGGCCATGGTGGCGGTTTCGGCAGCCACAGCGGTGGCTGGTCGGGCGGCGGTGGGGGGTTCAGTGGCGGCGGCGGCGGTTTCAGTGGCGGCGGCGCCTCGGGGAGCTGGTGA